A single Tenacibaculum sp. 190524A02b DNA region contains:
- a CDS encoding NAD(P)H-dependent glycerol-3-phosphate dehydrogenase, whose translation MKDTQKIAVLGGGSWATAIVKMLSENLETIGWYMRSVYNIEHIKRNKHNPSYLSSAELHPEQLDLSDNINKIVEKYDTLIFAIPSAFLKSELEKLTIPLEKKIIFSAIKGIIPESGLIVGEHFHDIHQVPFENIGVITGPCHAEEVAMERLSYLTIACQDEQKAKDISKYIAGRYIKTKISDDIIGTEYAAVLKNIYAIAAGIAHGLGYGDNFQSVLMSNAIREMKRFIKKIHKMKRNINNSAYLGDLLVTGYSVFSRNRMFGNMIGKGYTVKSAILEMNMVAEGYYAAKSAYKIKEENGAKTPIIDAVYNVLYDKKEAKDEFKKLTNRLD comes from the coding sequence ATGAAAGACACGCAAAAAATAGCCGTATTAGGAGGCGGAAGTTGGGCAACAGCTATTGTTAAAATGCTTTCTGAAAACCTAGAAACTATAGGTTGGTATATGCGTAGTGTATATAATATTGAGCATATTAAACGTAATAAACATAATCCTAGTTATTTAAGTTCAGCCGAATTACACCCTGAACAATTAGATTTATCAGATAATATTAATAAAATAGTAGAAAAGTACGATACGTTAATTTTTGCCATTCCATCGGCTTTTTTAAAAAGTGAATTAGAAAAATTAACTATTCCTTTAGAAAAGAAAATCATTTTTTCGGCAATAAAAGGAATCATTCCAGAATCAGGATTAATTGTAGGAGAACATTTTCATGACATTCATCAAGTACCTTTTGAAAACATTGGGGTTATAACAGGACCTTGTCATGCTGAAGAAGTTGCTATGGAACGTTTATCTTATTTAACCATAGCTTGCCAAGACGAACAAAAAGCAAAAGATATAAGTAAATACATTGCGGGAAGATATATTAAAACCAAAATTTCTGATGATATTATTGGAACTGAATATGCCGCTGTGTTAAAAAATATTTATGCAATTGCTGCTGGAATTGCACATGGTTTAGGTTATGGAGATAATTTCCAGTCTGTTTTAATGAGTAATGCCATAAGAGAAATGAAACGTTTTATTAAAAAAATACACAAAATGAAACGTAACATAAATAACTCTGCATATTTGGGTGATTTGTTGGTTACAGGATATTCTGTTTTTAGTAGAAATAGAATGTTTGGTAATATGATAGGGAAAGGATACACTGTAAAATCAGCTATATTAGAAATGAATATGGTAGCGGAAGGTTATTATGCAGCTAAAAGCGCCTATAAAATAAAAGAAGAAAACGGAGCTAAAACACCTATCATTGATGCAGTTTATAATGTATTGTATGATAAGAAAGAAGCGAAAGATGAGTTTAAAAAGTTAACAAATAGATTAGATTAG